Proteins found in one Verrucomicrobiota bacterium genomic segment:
- a CDS encoding RsmE family RNA methyltransferase yields MNLLLVDEYRDHYEFGGSDPRTEKILRINSSEICIGVVNGPRGIGCVDRVDGSGVLIRDISWEKEPPLASGISLWVGLPRPADLRRILVSASSLVVREIVVVQLDQTPPGYAQSDVLSKESVQEHMIAGLEQGFHTILPRFSFFESLERAEETLNPLVSKFVLDPYLGTALLGESEDDRGSERVLFIGSERGLSKREQEMVVRSGWIPRHLGPAILRTETAVTAAIALVHRTTGFSGSAERSVIRVSR; encoded by the coding sequence ATGAACCTCCTCCTGGTAGACGAATACCGCGATCACTACGAGTTTGGTGGTAGCGATCCGCGAACGGAGAAGATTCTTCGTATCAACAGTTCCGAGATCTGTATCGGGGTTGTCAACGGGCCCCGCGGGATTGGCTGTGTAGACCGGGTGGATGGATCCGGTGTGCTCATCCGAGATATTTCTTGGGAGAAAGAGCCACCGTTGGCCTCAGGAATTAGTCTGTGGGTGGGTCTTCCGCGACCAGCGGATCTGCGTCGGATTCTGGTTAGCGCTTCCTCTCTGGTGGTCCGCGAGATCGTCGTCGTTCAACTCGACCAGACTCCTCCGGGATATGCGCAGAGTGACGTTCTTTCAAAAGAATCGGTTCAAGAGCATATGATTGCAGGACTTGAGCAGGGGTTTCACACGATTCTGCCTCGGTTTTCGTTCTTCGAATCGCTCGAGAGGGCAGAAGAGACCCTGAATCCTCTGGTTTCAAAGTTCGTGCTGGATCCATACCTAGGAACAGCGCTTCTCGGAGAAAGTGAAGATGACCGTGGTTCGGAAAGGGTCCTATTTATCGGTAGCGAGCGTGGTCTTTCGAAACGCGAACAAGAAATGGTTGTTCGTTCGGGTTGGATTCCCCGTCATCTGGGTCCAGCGATCCTGCGAACGGAGACTGCGGTTACAGCGGCGATCGCGCTCGTCCATCGGACGACCGGTTTTTCGGGTTCCGCAGAGAGGAGTGTGATTCGTGTTTCCCGTTAG